The DNA region TTCCGGTAGCCTGAGCGCGCGTACCGCTGGTGACCTGCGTGGAACAGGTGCTTCACTACGCCCGCCGCCATCTGATCGGCCACCGTGTCATAGGTCTCGGCTCGGGCAGCATCCTGAAACACTCTCGCGAAGTTCGCCGCCCCTCGAAGGCCGGCGATCACTGCGGCGACCGTGTACGAGTGGACTCCGTAGCGCTCCTCCCAGAGGTCGTAAGAGGGGATGGGCAGTTGCGTGTCGGAATCGCGATGCGCCACCAGAAAGTCTGCGGACTTCAGAATGAGCGTCTCGTAGAGGGACCGGATGAACTCCAGGTCCCTCGAGGACTTGTAGTGAAGCCAGAGCGCCCAGAGAATCAGGGCGGTCGAGTCTTCCTGGATGGGCAGCACCTCCTTCCCGTCCCGCAGCCACGCGTGCCAGTTGCTGGCCATCGATCCATCCGGGATGTAGTGCTGAAAGAGGTATCCCTCCTCGGACAACGCCCCGCGGCAGAACTCGAAAAACTTCCGGCACAGCTCCGAGTAGCCGGCCTTCTCGAGCGCGGCGGCGGTGAATGCCCCGTCGCGGCCCCACATATAGGAGTACGTATCTCCCCCGAAACGCTCGATGTCCGAGTCGTTCGCGGCGATGATCGCCCCTCGGTTGTCGATCTGGGTTCTCAAGATGAGAAGGCTGCGATTGAAGACGTCCGCAACAGAACTCGGCAGATCTCCAAAGGATCGTGGTTCCTTTCGGACCCATGCCTGCCAGTAGTCCGACGTTCGGCGGATCAACTCGGAGGGTGTCTTCTCGCAAAGGACCCCGTTGATGCGGACAACTTCTTCGTAGCACCGGCCGGCAACCAGCCAGTAGAAGGCCGAGCCCGATCCTCCGGCAGGGACGTGCACCCGCATACCGACTGTCGACTCCGCACGTCCCCAGGAGACCGGACACCTGCTGAGTTCTCCGTCTTTGGCCTCCTTCCAGGATGGCTCCCTTCCGGGCCCCTCCTTGACGCCGCAAGAGAAGTAATCGGCCACCAACTCTTTGGAATTGCGGCAATTGACGAGGAAGTAACGATTCCTCTCGTAGTGGATGACGGACCCGGTGCGAGGATCGTAGTACGCCGTGTCCCCGACTTCGTTGCCGTAGAGGTGAAAGTCCTGGTTGAAGAAGAGCTTGACCTCGCGCGCTCTCCCTTGCAGGTCGATGACCTCAATTCGCCTGACGTAGACGTCGAGAT from Vicinamibacteria bacterium includes:
- a CDS encoding glycoside hydrolase family 15 protein, with amino-acid sequence LDVYVRRIEVIDLQGRAREVKLFFNQDFHLYGNEVGDTAYYDPRTGSVIHYERNRYFLVNCRNSKELVADYFSCGVKEGPGREPSWKEAKDGELSRCPVSWGRAESTVGMRVHVPAGGSGSAFYWLVAGRCYEEVVRINGVLCEKTPSELIRRTSDYWQAWVRKEPRSFGDLPSSVADVFNRSLLILRTQIDNRGAIIAANDSDIERFGGDTYSYMWGRDGAFTAAALEKAGYSELCRKFFEFCRGALSEEGYLFQHYIPDGSMASNWHAWLRDGKEVLPIQEDSTALILWALWLHYKSSRDLEFIRSLYETLILKSADFLVAHRDSDTQLPIPSYDLWEERYGVHSYTVAAVIAGLRGAANFARVFQDAARAETYDTVADQMAAGVVKHLFHAGHQRYARSGYRNEAGYELDEVIDVSLLGLATLGALPLDDPRIVATVEAVRRQLTLETPIGGLARYQNDRYQREDDVPESVPGNPWFISMLWLGEYLVARAGNFEELHEALPCLEWCAKNALPSGVLAEQVHPVKGYPLSVSPLTWSHAAYVWVVLQYVEKFDSLKTGSAKAPPACS